A genomic stretch from Corvus cornix cornix isolate S_Up_H32 chromosome 7, ASM73873v5, whole genome shotgun sequence includes:
- the TRAF3IP1 gene encoding TRAF3-interacting protein 1 isoform X1: MNEAVSRRTRETLGQVIRKPPLTDALLNKPPFRYLHDLISEVIRVTGFLKGLYTDFELKSDNVKDKDSKINFLQKAIDAVVMVTGEPLSVKPARVVAGHEPEKTNEFLQAIGKCCLNKLSSDAAVKRVLAGEKADAKGKPPPSKPRDKESREPKAEEQKSHRDKESRRDTEIKDRSPSRDRKPKGESKESREREKERDKQKNNEERHKEHERDTSKEGEKQERERSKSRVTKQGREAEKTKGKGDTERGDDLRHEKGQEREKRHEGGRGKDRLKGRDKDKGRDREGEKDRERGRDRDRQRDRETKDGELLRDHGKEKAEKKPTDSEESTLRKPQRPTKDSKCQPDTENESPARISRQPSAKGSRHRSKPGGEGAVDARSVADGISEDGAAEVQEKNEPGLAERQKEGETENVAPEKPENGEVPPDPPPQPAQRRIPRPSSARPAPPRVKRQESTELLIPERSGSAKTAPHVIREQQVSDEEDEQFVVEAAGPLPEMPKEPEVELLEDQKHGGLVKRILETKKDYEASQKSSQTTDREKPLVSEASRKRERDLVAKEIERFQVSIQTVCQNAFRLGRIVDYVQEDMDAMRNELHAWRQENREHAEALQREQSITDSAVEPLKADLAELEQLIKDQQDKICAVKANILRNEEKIQRMVLSINLSSRR, from the exons ATGAACGAGGCGGTGTCGCGGCGGACGCGGGAGACCCTGGGGCAGGTGATCCGCAAGCCGCCGCTCACGGACGCGCTGCTGAACAAGCCGCCCTTCCGCTACCTGCACGACCTCATCTCCGAG GTGATCAGAGTGACAGGTTTTCTGAAAGGACTTTACACAGATTTCGAGTTGAAGTCAGATAACGTCAAG gaTAAGGATTCCAAAATCAACTTCCTTCAGAAGGCCATCGATGCTGTGGTGATGGTGACAGGAGAGCCACTGTCAGTGAAACCAGCACGAGTTGTGGCTGGGCACGAGCCTGAAAAAACCAATGAATTCCTTCAGGCGATTGGGAAGTGTTGCTTAAATAAG CTGTCCAGTGATGCTGCTGTAAAAAGGGTCTTGGCAGGGGAAAAAGCTGATGCTAAAGGGAAGCCTCCACCCTCCAAACCTCGAGATAAAGAAAGCAGAGAGCCCaaagcagaagaacaaaaaagtcATAGGGATAAAGAG aGCAGGAGAGACACTGAAATTAAAGACAGAAGCccaagcagagacagaaaaccCAAAGGAGAGTCgaaagagagcagagaaagagaaaaggagagggatAAACAGAAGAATAATGAAGAGAGGCACAAAGAACATGAAAGAGACACCtcaaaggaaggagaaaaacaagagagggaaagaagcaagagCAGAGTGACCAAgcaaggaagagaagcagaaaaaaccaaaggaaaaggagacacAGAGCGAGGAGATGATCTCAGGCATGAGAAAGgacaggaaagagagaaaagacatgaaggaggaagaggaaaggacagactgaaaggaagagacaaagataagggcagggacagagaaggagagaaagacagagagaggggaagagatCGGGACAGACAAAGggacagagaaacaaaagatgGGGAGCTTTTAAGGGACcatggaaaggagaaagcagagaaaaag ccCACAGATTCTGAAGAATCCACGCTTAGAAAACCACAGAGGCCAACCAAAGACAGCAAGTGCCAGCCAGACACTGAG aatgaaaGTCCTGCAAGGATATCAAGGCAGCCTTCAGCAAAAGGATCAAGGCATCGCTCCAAGCCCGGAGGAGAAG GAGCTGTGGACGCGAGGAGTGTGGCAGATGGGATTTCAGAGGATGGTGCTGCTGAagtgcaggagaaaaatgaacCAGGCCttgcagaaagacagaaag AAGGAGAAACAGAGAACGTGGCTCctgaaaagcctgaaaatgGGGAAGTACCTCCTGACCCCCCTCCTCAGCCTGCCCAAAG ACGGATTCCCCGTCCCAGCAGCGCGAGGCCGGCTCCTCCCCGAGTGAAACGTCAGGAGAGCACGGAGCTCCTAATCCCAGAAAG GAGCGGGAGCGCTAAAACTGCCCCACATGTTatcagggagcagcaggtgtCTGATGAGGAGGACGAGCAGTTCGtggtggaggcagcagggccTCTGCCAGAGATGCCAAAG GAGCCAGAAGTGGAGCTGCTTGAGGACCAGAAGCATG GTGGGCTGGTGAAAAGGATCCTAGAAACAAAGAAGGATTATGAGGCGTCCCAGAAATCATCACAGACCACAGACAGG GAGAAGCCACTTGTCTCGGAAGCCTccaggaagagggagagagacttGGTAGCCAAAGAAATCGAGAGGTTCCAGGTGTCCATTCAGACCGTGTGCCAGAATGCCTTCAGGCTGGGCAGGATCGTGGATTACGTCCAGGAGGACATGGATGCCATGAGGAACGAGCTGCATGCGTGGCGGCAGGAGAACAGGGAGCACGCggaggctctgcagagggagcagag CATCACAGACAGCGCTGTGGAACCGCTGAAAGCTGacctggctgagctggagcagctgatcAAAGACCAGCAGGACAAGATCTGTGctgtaaaagcaaatattttaaggaaCGAAGAAAAAATCCAGAGGATGGTTCTGAGCATAAACTTGTCTTCAAGaaggtga
- the TRAF3IP1 gene encoding TRAF3-interacting protein 1 isoform X2 produces the protein MNEAVSRRTRETLGQVIRKPPLTDALLNKPPFRYLHDLISEVIRVTGFLKGLYTDFELKSDNVKDKDSKINFLQKAIDAVVMVTGEPLSVKPARVVAGHEPEKTNEFLQAIGKCCLNKLSSDAAVKRVLAGEKADAKGKPPPSKPRDKESREPKAEEQKSHRDKEPTDSEESTLRKPQRPTKDSKCQPDTENESPARISRQPSAKGSRHRSKPGGEGAVDARSVADGISEDGAAEVQEKNEPGLAERQKEGETENVAPEKPENGEVPPDPPPQPAQRRIPRPSSARPAPPRVKRQESTELLIPERSGSAKTAPHVIREQQVSDEEDEQFVVEAAGPLPEMPKEPEVELLEDQKHGGLVKRILETKKDYEASQKSSQTTDREKPLVSEASRKRERDLVAKEIERFQVSIQTVCQNAFRLGRIVDYVQEDMDAMRNELHAWRQENREHAEALQREQSITDSAVEPLKADLAELEQLIKDQQDKICAVKANILRNEEKIQRMVLSINLSSRR, from the exons ATGAACGAGGCGGTGTCGCGGCGGACGCGGGAGACCCTGGGGCAGGTGATCCGCAAGCCGCCGCTCACGGACGCGCTGCTGAACAAGCCGCCCTTCCGCTACCTGCACGACCTCATCTCCGAG GTGATCAGAGTGACAGGTTTTCTGAAAGGACTTTACACAGATTTCGAGTTGAAGTCAGATAACGTCAAG gaTAAGGATTCCAAAATCAACTTCCTTCAGAAGGCCATCGATGCTGTGGTGATGGTGACAGGAGAGCCACTGTCAGTGAAACCAGCACGAGTTGTGGCTGGGCACGAGCCTGAAAAAACCAATGAATTCCTTCAGGCGATTGGGAAGTGTTGCTTAAATAAG CTGTCCAGTGATGCTGCTGTAAAAAGGGTCTTGGCAGGGGAAAAAGCTGATGCTAAAGGGAAGCCTCCACCCTCCAAACCTCGAGATAAAGAAAGCAGAGAGCCCaaagcagaagaacaaaaaagtcATAGGGATAAAGAG ccCACAGATTCTGAAGAATCCACGCTTAGAAAACCACAGAGGCCAACCAAAGACAGCAAGTGCCAGCCAGACACTGAG aatgaaaGTCCTGCAAGGATATCAAGGCAGCCTTCAGCAAAAGGATCAAGGCATCGCTCCAAGCCCGGAGGAGAAG GAGCTGTGGACGCGAGGAGTGTGGCAGATGGGATTTCAGAGGATGGTGCTGCTGAagtgcaggagaaaaatgaacCAGGCCttgcagaaagacagaaag AAGGAGAAACAGAGAACGTGGCTCctgaaaagcctgaaaatgGGGAAGTACCTCCTGACCCCCCTCCTCAGCCTGCCCAAAG ACGGATTCCCCGTCCCAGCAGCGCGAGGCCGGCTCCTCCCCGAGTGAAACGTCAGGAGAGCACGGAGCTCCTAATCCCAGAAAG GAGCGGGAGCGCTAAAACTGCCCCACATGTTatcagggagcagcaggtgtCTGATGAGGAGGACGAGCAGTTCGtggtggaggcagcagggccTCTGCCAGAGATGCCAAAG GAGCCAGAAGTGGAGCTGCTTGAGGACCAGAAGCATG GTGGGCTGGTGAAAAGGATCCTAGAAACAAAGAAGGATTATGAGGCGTCCCAGAAATCATCACAGACCACAGACAGG GAGAAGCCACTTGTCTCGGAAGCCTccaggaagagggagagagacttGGTAGCCAAAGAAATCGAGAGGTTCCAGGTGTCCATTCAGACCGTGTGCCAGAATGCCTTCAGGCTGGGCAGGATCGTGGATTACGTCCAGGAGGACATGGATGCCATGAGGAACGAGCTGCATGCGTGGCGGCAGGAGAACAGGGAGCACGCggaggctctgcagagggagcagag CATCACAGACAGCGCTGTGGAACCGCTGAAAGCTGacctggctgagctggagcagctgatcAAAGACCAGCAGGACAAGATCTGTGctgtaaaagcaaatattttaaggaaCGAAGAAAAAATCCAGAGGATGGTTCTGAGCATAAACTTGTCTTCAAGaaggtga